The DNA sequence GGTCTGAGAACGACAGAGTTCCTCTGGTCCAGTCCAGTCTGACCCGGATCCTCCGGAGCTGCCTCGCTCGGAGGACCATCGGCTGGGCTCTCGGAGAGAAGGCTTTGTATTTACCGTTTGAGAATCCTATTCTCCACATGCCAGACCAGGTCCTCCCTTTCCTCTGGGCGGACTTCTTCGCCACGCCGAGGAACCACAGCCTGCTGTCTCCGACCTCGACGTCCCAGCTGTGGGTCCCCGAGTCAAAGCCCTCGGAGCCCAGCGCGGAGCACCAATAATCAAACCTCTCGGGGTTACCAGGAAGCTGCTGTCTCACTCCTCGTCTCACACTGGTCAGATCTTCAGACAGGACCAGGTCTGGATGAgcagtgtttgggtccagaATAACTGGAGAGTAGGAGACCAGGTCCTCCATCTTGTCCCAGATGTTGAAGCTCAGGTTGCCCAGGTGTTTGGCCTCGTCTATCAGAGctcctgagagcagctgtggatcCTCCAGCAGGGGGCTCTGCTGGACTCGTCCCACTGCAGCCTTGTAGTTGATCAGGAATGAGACGTCTTCAgctctcagctgctcctctgtggctctgattgtgtctgaaagagctgctatctctctgctcagagcctccatcttctccttcatcctctgactcttctgctcctcttcctccctcagtgcagccatcctggcctcctcttcctcttctagaAACTGGTGAAGCTTCTTAAACTGATCCTTAATCTGGGTCTCTGTGCGTCGGGCCTGGACCTTCAGGTGTTCTGCTGTTTGATCAAACTTCACTTTAACTTGTTGGCAGAGCTTCAGTGTCTCCTGTAAGGGCTTCAGGGCCTCCTGGAGCTCCTCTCGGTGGTCCTGTGCAGCTTCATCGATGGGTCTGAATCTGTGTAAGGCGTGTCTCCTCGAGTCTCTGCAGACCAGACACACGGGCTGCTGATGGTCCAGACAGAAGAGCTTGAGTTTCTCCGagtgcagactgcagagagccCCTGAAGGTCTCTGGTCTCGGTCCAGTAAGAAAGACTCACACAGGTTCTTCAAGGCCAGGTTACGAGGTGGATCACTCCTGGAGGACCTCCTCTTACACACTGGACACTCCCGGATCCGTTTCCCTGTCCACCAGCTCTGCAGACAGCCTCTACAGAAGCTGTGGCTGCATGAGAGCACCACAGGCTCTTTAAAGATGTCCTGGCAGACCGGACAGGACAGGTCCTCCTCTGATATGGACGCCATGGGCTCACACGACAATCAAACAGGAAGAAAAGCCGCCGTTTTGTCCTCAAACGTGCATCCAATCAGCAGCCCCCAGCCGTGTTAATATTCCACTTTTTGTAATATTGTGTCATGGAGCTGTCCTCTTTCAGCAGAAATCCGAACTTTAGTCCGAAAGTGAAACTTATCGTCTGTAGGCTCCCCGGTGTAAACTATGTTGGTTTCCTGTATGAACATTAGCgtttcctaggatggcgaaggcatgacccgccctactcggcctctgattggctagtactcgttgcctttTGTTGGTTCGattggttagagttagggtaagaataccagggtaagccaatcagaccCTAACCTTTCATTCCTGCATGAGAAGTCACAACAGGAGAAACCTAATAAATAAAGCAGATGTAGGCGTTATATATGTGTCACATTCCTGAGCGAGTAATTGTATATTTTGAGCACAGAGAACTATATTTTGCAAGcacattacattgcattttGAACAGAAATTTACACTTGCAGAATTTTGTTTAGCTTGagtagggtgaccatattttgatttccaaaaaagaaacattatgaaataatgtttcaaatatgacctcttctgtgttagaagaTCCAGCTTCAACATAATATCTCTtgataccttttcaatgtaatctCTTCTCTCTGCGCGCTCCACTCTAGACACGCTCACTCAGATTTTCACAGCGTTACAAGTGTGCCACAAAACCAACCAAACGCAGAATCTAAAgctcaattctgattggctgttcgtTTCCAATTAGATTGCAAGTAGCAGGAAAGATCTACAGGGAAAcagtaggctcgttcgagatgagccagatctgcgcagaatcgatcaccggcgatcggcgcccaatgcatgctgggtagatttgtgtccgacttgatcccgacttgctctgacgtcacgCACACGTGGTCAACAATAACctcgagaccaaggcggccgcagttctgagacgcaggcagcgcagttgcttttcaccgactgcaagagCCCATAGACattatatataatggaccaatagaccccgagtctctggacggagaccagtggaggatattaGAAGCTCTTTCCCGGTGATCTCTtcctttactgagcagcctccaactgacagagacaacgtagatgtgacgtgagcaacctgtctgaaagtgtgaagtcttctggtagctgtgagagagaaatctcaatcattcccaatctcacagagacggagagtgtaggtatatgtaaggagataacatagacacaggctaattactgatcactaacatgatagttaacattagtaattactgatcactaacatgatagttaacattagtaattactgatcactaacatgctagttaacattagtaattactgatcactaacatgctagttaacatgagtaattactgatcactaacatactagttaacattagtaattactgatcactaacatgctagttaacattagtaattactcactaacatactagttaacattagtaattactgatcactaacatgctagttaacattagtaattactgatcactaacatgctagttaacattagtaattagtaattactgatcactaacatactagttaacattagtaattactgatcactaacatgctagttaacattagtaattaaacctaaacagataatggaagtccaaactgcctgtgagcttctcctgtactatacggtaattcctctactgtgtgacagtaagtctcgtggttatgacccaatcgttagcctattgttataaaagcgtctgctacggagccataacgtgagctacaaggtaatggagccttttatacattgtcgtgtttctttagaaataaacaacggacaaatagagtctttaaatgcttcagatgtaaagttattctctgtcaagtgacgtaaaaaagaaatgtcggtcagtgtaatgctaacaagaggtgatcgctttgtagcaacaaaatggcgccatcggaggttcgcattctgaagcgaagcttaccccct is a window from the Perca flavescens isolate YP-PL-M2 chromosome 4, PFLA_1.0, whole genome shotgun sequence genome containing:
- the LOC114554243 gene encoding nuclear factor 7, ovary-like; the encoded protein is MASISEEDLSCPVCQDIFKEPVVLSCSHSFCRGCLQSWWTGKRIRECPVCKRRSSRSDPPRNLALKNLCESFLLDRDQRPSGALCSLHSEKLKLFCLDHQQPVCLVCRDSRRHALHRFRPIDEAAQDHREELQEALKPLQETLKLCQQVKVKFDQTAEHLKVQARRTETQIKDQFKKLHQFLEEEEEARMAALREEEEQKSQRMKEKMEALSREIAALSDTIRATEEQLRAEDVSFLINYKAAVGRVQQSPLLEDPQLLSGALIDEAKHLGNLSFNIWDKMEDLVSYSPVILDPNTAHPDLVLSEDLTSVRRGVRQQLPGNPERFDYWCSALGSEGFDSGTHSWDVEVGDSRLWFLGVAKKSAQRKGRTWSGMWRIGFSNGKYKAFSPRAQPMVLRARQLRRIRVRLDWTRGTLSFSDLDTGSHVYTYTPSLTERLFPYFSNSSEAPMKILPQGDEEEDEDEEEEENDDEEEDEDDEEEDEDDDEEEDEDDENDYYNYNEYDYSDNDD